The Actinomycetota bacterium genomic sequence GCCCGCCTGCTCGAAGTAGGTGCGGGCGTTCTCCGCCATCTCCTCGGGCGAGAGCATCGGCCGGGTCTCGGATTGCCCGGAAGGATCCCCGACCAGCCCCGTGTAGTCCCCGATGATCAGGACCGCCGTGTGCCCCTGGTCCTGGAAGGCCCGCAGCTTCCGAAGCACCACGGTGTGCCCCAGGTGCAGGTCCGGGCGGGAGGGATCGATCCCCAGCTTCACGCGCAGGGGGCGGCCGAGCGCCAGCTTGCGCTGCAACTCCTCCTCAGACAGGACCTCGTGCGCGCCGAAGACAAGTCGGGAGAGGTCGGGAGTCGACATGACGTTTGGCGATGCTACCAGCGAGAACGCGATGCGGGCCTATCATGAGGCGGCCGTGAGCGAGCGCCGGGGATCCGTTCGTTCGGCCGTGCCATCCGTGCCCTGCGGGACCACCCGAGCACACCGCCTGGGGCCCGTGCTGGCCGGCGTCCTGGCGCTTGCCCTGCTGGCGCAGGGGTGCCGCATCCCCGACCTGAAGTCCGTGGAGGCTCGGGCCCGGCGGCTGCCCCAGACCTCCTTCCTGTACGCCGGGAACGGCAGCCTGGTCACCACCTTCCACGCCGAGCAGAACCGGGTCTCGGTGCCATTCGAGGACATCCCCCAGGTGATGCGCGACGCGGTGGTGGCCATCGAGGACCAGCGGTTCTACGAGCACGAGGGCATCGACCTGAAGGCCCTGATCCGGGCGGCCTACATCGACGCGACCTCCGGCAAGGTCGTGGAGGGCGGCTCCACCATCACCGAGCAGTACATCAAGAACCGCTACCTGGGCCCCGCGCAGACGCTGTCGAGGAAGTTCACCGAAGCCGCCCTGGCCTGGCAGCTCGAGCACGAGCTGTCCAAGAGCGCCATCCTGACCCGGTACCTCAACACGGTGTACTTCGGGCACGGGGCCTACGGCATCCAGGCCGCCGCCCGGACGTACTTCTCCGAGCCGGCCACGGCGCTCGACCTGTCCCAGGCCGCCACGATCGCGGGGCTCATCGCGGCGCCGTCCGCGTACGACCCCCTGGTCCATCCGCTACGGGCCCTGGACCGCCGCAACCGGGTCCTGGCCTCCATGCGGGCCCTGGACGACACCTCGGAAGCGGACTACTTCGCGGCCGTCCAGAGCCCGCTCGGCCTGCATCCGTCGAAGACGGGGGACCGGTACTTCGCCCCCTACTTCGTTCAGTTCGTGAAGGACTGGTTCACCTCCAACCCGGCCTTCGGCCCCACCCGGGCCGACCGGGAGGCGCTGCTGTACGAGGGGGGCGTGCGGATCTACACGACGCTCGACCCCGGCCTTCAGCGTGACGCCCAGAACGCCATCAACCAGGTCCTGGTGTACCGGACCGATCCCTACGCCGCGATGACGGTGATCGATCCGAGGACCGGCGAGATCAAGGCCATGGTCGGCGGCAGGAACTACTTCTCCCAGCACGACCCGGTGGCCGAGGTGAACCTGGCCACCGGGGGGGTCACCGGACGCCAGGCCGGATCGTCGTTCAAGCCGTTCGCGCTGGTGGCGGCGCTGGAGAACGGGATCGCGCCCCAGCAGACCTACGATGCGCCAGCCTCGCTGCAGATTCCGCTCCCCAGCGCCTGCCAGGCCCCCGGCCAGCCCGTGTGGGACGTGCAGAACTACGACGGCACCGCGGCGGGAACCATCGACCTCGAGACGGCCACCATCGACTCGGTCAACGTGGTGTACGCGCAGCTGGTGCAGCAGCTGGGCGGCGGGGACGCCTGCGCCGGCGCGGCGAAGGTCGTGGCGGTGGCCAGACGCCTGGGGGTGAGCGCCCCCGAGCTGGGGCGGATGGGCGTGGGGGTGCCCCTGCGGCCGGTTCCCTCGGCCGTGCTCGGGGCCGAGCAGGTGAACACGGTGGAGATGGCCTCCGCGTACGGCACGCTGGCCACCGTGGGCTACCGGGTCCCGCCCATCCCGGTCACCAAGGTCACCGACTCGCACGGCAAGGTGCTGTGGCGGGCCGATCCGCATCCAAAGCTGGTCGTGGACCCGGGCATCGCCTGGGTCACCGACCAGATCCTCCAGAAGGTCGTGCAGTTCGGGACGGGGGCGGCCGCCAACATCGGCCGGCCCGCCATCGGCAAGACCGGGACGGCCCAGCAGTACCGGGACGCCTGGTTCGTGGGCGCGATCCCGCAGCTGGTGGCGGCGGTGTGGGTGGGATTCCCGAAGGGTGAGATCTCCATGGTGGCGCCGCGGACCCGGCTTCCGGCGGTGCTCGGCGGGACCTGGCCGGCCCAGATCTGGAACGTGTTCATGGGCAAGGCGGCCGAGGACCTGCCCGTCCAGGACTTCCAGCAGCCCCGGGTGCGCTACGTCACGGTCGCGATCGACAGCTCCCGGGGATGCCTGGCCAACAAGTACACGCCGCCCTACCTGATCCAGCGGGTGCGGTACCTGGACGGCACGCAGCCCACGGAGCGGTGCACCGAACCGAGCTCGTACCAGCAGCTCCCGGTCCCGTCCGTGCTCGGCGTGGCCCTGGGCGACGCCATGGCCATCCTGCGAGGGGCCGGGTTCCAGGTCCAGGTGGTCGCCGTCTCCTCGGACCAGCCGGCGGGAACGGTGGTCGGCCAGGACCCGGCCGCCGGCGAGGGTGCCCTTCAGTCGAGCGTGGTGACCGTCACGGTGTCCGGGCCCATCCCGGTCATCACGCCCTCCCCGACGGTGACCGCCTCGCCCCAGGTCCTGGCGGTCCCGGACGTCGTCGGGCTGTCGCAGGGGGACGCGGTGAGCCTGCTCCAGGCGGCCGGGTTCGGCGTGGCGGTGGTCCAGGAATCGAAGTGCGCGACGGCCTCGTCCACCTGCCATCGCGCCCCGGGACTGGTGTGGAAGGAACGCCCCGACCCCGAGTCGGAGGTCCAGCAGGGCACCGCCGTCATGATCTACGTCGAACCCTGACCTTTCCGGGCTGGACAACGGCTGCCCGCGACAGGTACCGGCTGGTGCGGACGGTGAACCGCCAGGGCTGTTCCATGGCCGAGGTGATCCCCACGCGGGGGCCGATCCCGACCTCGCCGTCCGGCACCGGAGCGGCGCGCTCGATCCACATCCCGTCGCCCGACACCAGATCGATCCCGTTGTGCTCCCGGCCCACGCCGAACGCCTGGCACAGGCGCCCCGGCCCGGCGCACAGCAGACGGGGAACCTCCGTTCCCCGCCGGCAGGCCATCTCGGTCGCCCCGTCCACGGGTTCCACCGCGCGCAGGAGCGCCGCGCTCCCCTCCCCGTCCTGGCCGGCGACGACGTTCATGCAGAAGTGAGCTCCGTACGTGAAATAGACGTACAGGTGCCCGGGCGGCCCGAACATCACGTCCGTTCGGGCGGTGCGGCCACGGTAGGAGTGGCTGGCCGGGTCGTCCTGCCGGTAGGCCTCGGTCTCCACGATCCTTCCCGCCAGCCTGGTCCCGTCGGGGAGCGTTCGCACCAGGACCTGCCCCAGCAGGTCACGGGCCACCTCCAGCGAGGGCCGCGCGTAGAACGACCGCGGGAGACGCGGAGGGAGACGCGGAGGGCGGGCCACGCTCAGCGAGCGTGGCCCTTGCGCAGGAAGGTCCGGAGCTTCCCCAGAGGCCACGTGTTGATCACGTCGTCCTTGGTCAGCCACCCCCGCTGGGCGGTTGCGACGCCGAATCGCATGAACCCCAGGTGGACCGTGGAGTGGGAGTCCGTGTCCACGGCGAACTTCACGCCGTGGCGCCTGGCCCACATCACGTGCTCGTCCCGGAGGTCCAGTCGGTCCGGGAACGAGTTCACCTCGAGCGCGGTCCCGGTTCGGGCCGCCGCCTTGAACACCTCCTCCAGGTCGACGTCCACGGGGGCCCGGCCGCCGATCTGCCGGCCGGTGGGGTGGCCGATGATGTTCACGTGCGGGTTCTCGCAGGCCCGAACGATCCGCCGGGTCATCTCGTCCTTCGACTGGTTGAACAGCGAGTGCACGCTCGCGACGCAGACGTCGAACCCTTCCAGGAACTCCGGGCCCCAATCGACGCCTCCGTCCGCGTCGATGTTCAGCTCGGTCCCGTGCAGCAGCTCCATCTTCGGGTAGCGAGACTGGAGCTTCCGGACCTGATCCCGCTGGGCCAGCATCTTCTCGTCCGTCATGCGCTGCATGTACAGGTTGGGGGCGTGGTCCGTGATGGCGTAGTAGCGGAGCCCGCGTTCCGCGGCCGTGGCCACCATGTCCTCCAGCGTGGCCAGCCCGTCCGTCAGGTTGGTGTGGGTGTGGAGGTCGCCTCGAATGTCCCCCAGCTCGACCAGCGTGGGCAGCTCGCCGCGCTGGGCGGCCTCGATCTCGCCGCGGTCCTCCCTGAGCACCGGCGGGATCCACGGCAGGCCGAGCTGGGCGTAGACCTCCTCCTCGGTACGGGCCACGATGCGCTCGTCGGTCTCGGCGTCGAAGATGCCGTACTCCGAGAGTTTCAGGCCCTTGCGCACCGCGATCTCCCGGGTCCGGATGTTGTGGGCCTTCGAGCCGGTGAAGTACTGGAGCGCCGCGCCCCACACGTCCGGCGGGACCACCCGCAGGTCCACCTGGAGCCCCTTCGTGGTGAGGATGGACGTCTTCGTGTCCCCCCGGGCCTTCACCTCCGAGACGTAGGACAGCGAGGTGAACGCGTCCATCACCGGTCCGGGTCGCTTCGACGCCACCAGGATGTCGATGTCGCCGATGGTCTCGGCCATGCGGCGGAGGGAGCCCGCGTACGTGCACTTCGTGCAACCGCTGACCTGCGCGAGTTTCGCGATGATCTCCTCCGCCAGGTCGAGCGCCACCCCCACCTGGACCCGGCCGCCCGACTGCTGCATGAGGGCGATGCCGTGCAGGATGTTCTCCTCGGTCTTCGGGCCGAACCCCTTCATACCGGTGAGCCGGCCCTCGTGGATGGCGTCGGCCAGCTCCTCCACGGAGGAAATGTGGAGGTCCTTGTACAGGACCATGGCCTTCTTCGGACCCAGCGTGGGGATCGAGATCATCTCCCGCACCCCCGCCGGCACCTGCTCGCGAAGGTCCTCCAGCTGGCGGAAGGTCCCGGTGCGAAGCGCTTCCTGGATCTTGTCGGCGGTGGACGACCCCACGTTCGGGATCTTCAGCAAGCCGTCGCGGTCGAGGGTGGTGATGTCCGTGTGGTAGCCGCCCACGGACCGGGCGGACTTCTCGTAGGTGCGGACCCGGAAGGGGTCCCCGCCCGAGATGGCCAGGAGGTCCGAATACTCCTGGAGGAGCGACTCGACGACTTCGTTGGCCCGTGCCATCGTGAGCCCGATTCTACGGACCGGGCGGCTAGGCCTCGGCCAGGAGCCAGGCCAGCAGGGCCTTCTGGGTGTGGAGGCGGTTCTCGGCCTGGTCCCACACCGCCGAGTGCGGACCGTCGATGACCTCGTCGGTGATCTCGTGCCCGCGGTGGGCGGGGAGGCAGTGCAGGACGATGACGTCGTCCTTGGCCCGGTCCACGGCAGCCTGGTCGATGCGGTAGGCGGGGAAGACCAGGGAACGGTCCTCCGCTTCCGCCTCCTGGCCCATGCTGGCCCACACGTCCGTGTACAGGACGTCCGCGTCGATGGTTGCGTCGATGGGTTCCCGCATGAGCTCGATGGAGCCCCCGGTCTCGGCCGCGATCTCCGTCGCTCGCTGGACCACCTGCGGGATGGGCTCGAAGCCCGGCGGCGACGCCACCCGCACGTGCATCCCGGTGAGGGCTCCGCCGAGCAGGAGCGAGTGGGTCACGTTGTTGCCGTCGCCCAGGTAGGCCAGGGTGAGGCCGGCCAGGTCGCCCTTCTTCTCGCGGACGGTGAGGAGGTCGGCCAGGCACTGGCAGGGGTGCTCAAAGTCGGATAGGGCGTTGACCACCGGGACCGTCGCCACCTCCGCCAGCACCTCGAGGCGTTCCTGCTCGAAGGTCCGCAGCACGATCGCGTCGACGTAGCGGGACAGCACGCGGCCGGTGTCCTCGATGGTCTCGCCCCGGCCCAGCTGGAGCTCGCCGGAGGAGAGGACCACGGGATGGCCGCCCGCCTCGGCGATGGCGACCTCGAACGACACTCGGGTCCGGGTCGACGGCTTCTCCAAGATCATGGCCACGGACTTGCCCCGCAGGTGCTCGGAGAAGTCCCCCGGGGACACCTTGGCCTTCTCCGACAGCTCGAGCAGGTAGTCGAGCTCGGAGGCGGTGACGTCGTCCATGGAGAGGAAATCGCGGCCCACGAGCGGAGTCTATCCGGTGGCAATGGCGGTCCGGAAACTCGCGGCCTTCGAGGTAAACCGGCGGGGCCGCGGCGGACTTGGACGGGTGAGTGCGTGAGGGTCGACGAGCGGTTCCAGGAGCTGTACCGCGCGGAGTTCGGGGCCGTGTATCGAGCCGTCTTCCTGGCCTGCGGGGACCGGTCGGTGGCGGAGGACGCCACGCAGGAGGCGTTCGCCCGGGCCCTGGAGCGGTGGGGCCGGCTTCGGGACCGTCCCTGGGTGGCCGGATGGGTGGCCACGACCGCCATGAACGTGGCCCGGCGGTCGCTGCGGCGGCGTCCCGGACCGGAGCTGGAGGGCGCGGTGGGAGCGGCCGGAGCGGACCCGGACGCGGCCGAGGACGTGCGGAGGGCGGTGCGGCGCCTGCCGCCCCGGCAGCGGGAGGCGGTGGTCCTGCACTACGCGATGGACCTGCCGGTGGTCGAGGTAGCCCGGCTGATGCGATGCGCGGAGGGAACGGTGAAGGCCCACCTGTCGAAGGCGCGCGAGGCCCTGCGAGGCCGGCTGGAAGGGGTTCGCGATGAGGGATGACGAGCGGGTCCGAGCGGCGATCGGCCGCGCGATCGAGCCGGTCGACGCGCCGGACCCCCAGCTGGAGCGGGTGCTTGGCCGGGCGCGTCGCCTCCGGCGCCGGCGGATCGTTGCATCGGTCGTCGCCTCGATGCTCGTTCTCGTTGGGATCGCGGTGCCGTTGTCGCTACTCGCTGGCCTGGGTAGGAACCGCGCGGTGCCGGGGTCGGGCCGTCTCGACGCGTTCGGCATCGAGCTGACCCTGCCGGACGGGTGGGACGGGCGTATCTCCTGGACCACCGACGAGGTCGGTCCCGTATTCCAGGCCGGCACGTTCCCGCTCCCGCAGCCAGGGGGCGACTTCCTTCGGCGGGCCATGAAGGCCATGGCGCCGGAGGACATCGTCGTCGCGCTGCACGAGTTCACGCCGAGCTGCCCGTGCACCGGGTTTCAGGCGGTCTCGGCTCCGGTGTCAATCGGGCCCGGTGACGTCGTCTCCGATCCCGGGTTCGATCCCGGTCACGCGTACGCCGAACAGGCCTTCCAGAACGGGGGTCGATGGTTCGTGCTCGGGGTGGCCTTCGGCACCGCGGTGCCGGGTGCCGCAGCGGAGCAGCAAGCCAACAGCGTTTTGTCGACCCTATGGATCGACCCTGGCCTCACAAGCGGTCCCACGGGCGACCCCGCCGGCGGCATCCAGCCTCCACCCCGGTTCGATCCCGCGCCGCAATGGAACCAGATGGCTGCCGGCACACCCGCGGGCTGGGAGTTGCTGCCCCTGGCCTGGGCATCGAACGAGCCGTTCCGGGCGGCGGACCTGGCGTACGTCGCCCGATACGACGTCATGGAGTTCCGGCCCGACGCGACGCTCCGGGCTCTGCCTCCGGACGGTGTGGTCGTGGTCGCGTCCGCCGGCACCACCACACCGTTCGGGGGGGCCTCTCAGCCCGGGAACCCGAACTTCCCCGACCGCCAGCTGCCGCTTCAACTGACCGACGCCGACGTCCGCACTGCCTGGGAGGGTCAGGTCGCACCGAACGTCCCCGAATATCTGATCCTGGCGCGGGTGGGCCAACAGGACGTCGACGTCCGCGTCTACTTCGGGACGCTTCACCCGGACGACGCGACGCTCGCCGACGCACAGGCCGAGCTGGATCGGCTCCAGCTCCCTGCGGTCGAGCCAGGCGTGACCCCGACCCCGCCGACTCCGCTCCAGACCGGGACCCACGAGTTGGATCAGGACGACGGCATCTCGATCGTCGTGCCGAGCGGATGGTCGTTCCTCGAGGATCCATCCGGGCCGGACGAGCCGAAGACCGTCCTGGCGGTGTCGAACGTCGCGATCCCCCAGGGAGGCGACTGCGCGCCCACCGCCGCGCAGGACGCCCTGCCCCAGGACGGCGTGCTGGCCTGGGTGATCGAGTACCACGACCCGCAAGGGAACGACTTCCGGCCGAGGCCCGATCGCTTCTCCCTCGATCCGGGCACGCTCGCGCCCTACGAGTGCTCGGATGTCCCGTCGTACATGTTCCGGTTCTCCGACCCGGGACGGGACTTCCAAGTCCACGTGGTCCTGGGACCCGGGGTGAGCAACGCCGACCGCGACCAGCTGCTGGCCTCGCTGTCGAGCATGCAGGTGGACCGATGCCCGCCGCCGGACGTTCCGGGGCTCGTTTCGGAGATCGGGACCCTGGCGCCTGGCACGGGGCCGCTGGGCACTCTCGTCACGTTCTCCGGACTGCCGACTGGACGCACCGAGAACTGGTTCTGGACTCAGGCCGATCGCATCGAACTGTGGTGGACGAAGCGCGGGCTCCCCACGAGTCCGCTGAGGGAATTCCAGATGAAGCTGGGCCAGCTCGACCTCGGGATGGAATGCACTGTCAGCGTGACGTTCCGGGTACCGGATGTCCCGCCGGGCGGCTACCAGATCACGGTCCTGATCTACGACCGAGGCGGATT encodes the following:
- a CDS encoding transglycosylase domain-containing protein, whose amino-acid sequence is MSERRGSVRSAVPSVPCGTTRAHRLGPVLAGVLALALLAQGCRIPDLKSVEARARRLPQTSFLYAGNGSLVTTFHAEQNRVSVPFEDIPQVMRDAVVAIEDQRFYEHEGIDLKALIRAAYIDATSGKVVEGGSTITEQYIKNRYLGPAQTLSRKFTEAALAWQLEHELSKSAILTRYLNTVYFGHGAYGIQAAARTYFSEPATALDLSQAATIAGLIAAPSAYDPLVHPLRALDRRNRVLASMRALDDTSEADYFAAVQSPLGLHPSKTGDRYFAPYFVQFVKDWFTSNPAFGPTRADREALLYEGGVRIYTTLDPGLQRDAQNAINQVLVYRTDPYAAMTVIDPRTGEIKAMVGGRNYFSQHDPVAEVNLATGGVTGRQAGSSFKPFALVAALENGIAPQQTYDAPASLQIPLPSACQAPGQPVWDVQNYDGTAAGTIDLETATIDSVNVVYAQLVQQLGGGDACAGAAKVVAVARRLGVSAPELGRMGVGVPLRPVPSAVLGAEQVNTVEMASAYGTLATVGYRVPPIPVTKVTDSHGKVLWRADPHPKLVVDPGIAWVTDQILQKVVQFGTGAAANIGRPAIGKTGTAQQYRDAWFVGAIPQLVAAVWVGFPKGEISMVAPRTRLPAVLGGTWPAQIWNVFMGKAAEDLPVQDFQQPRVRYVTVAIDSSRGCLANKYTPPYLIQRVRYLDGTQPTERCTEPSSYQQLPVPSVLGVALGDAMAILRGAGFQVQVVAVSSDQPAGTVVGQDPAAGEGALQSSVVTVTVSGPIPVITPSPTVTASPQVLAVPDVVGLSQGDAVSLLQAAGFGVAVVQESKCATASSTCHRAPGLVWKERPDPESEVQQGTAVMIYVEP
- a CDS encoding DNA-3-methyladenine glycosylase, yielding MARDLLGQVLVRTLPDGTRLAGRIVETEAYRQDDPASHSYRGRTARTDVMFGPPGHLYVYFTYGAHFCMNVVAGQDGEGSAALLRAVEPVDGATEMACRRGTEVPRLLCAGPGRLCQAFGVGREHNGIDLVSGDGMWIERAAPVPDGEVGIGPRVGITSAMEQPWRFTVRTSRYLSRAAVVQPGKVRVRRRS
- the polX gene encoding DNA polymerase/3'-5' exonuclease PolX; amino-acid sequence: MARANEVVESLLQEYSDLLAISGGDPFRVRTYEKSARSVGGYHTDITTLDRDGLLKIPNVGSSTADKIQEALRTGTFRQLEDLREQVPAGVREMISIPTLGPKKAMVLYKDLHISSVEELADAIHEGRLTGMKGFGPKTEENILHGIALMQQSGGRVQVGVALDLAEEIIAKLAQVSGCTKCTYAGSLRRMAETIGDIDILVASKRPGPVMDAFTSLSYVSEVKARGDTKTSILTTKGLQVDLRVVPPDVWGAALQYFTGSKAHNIRTREIAVRKGLKLSEYGIFDAETDERIVARTEEEVYAQLGLPWIPPVLREDRGEIEAAQRGELPTLVELGDIRGDLHTHTNLTDGLATLEDMVATAAERGLRYYAITDHAPNLYMQRMTDEKMLAQRDQVRKLQSRYPKMELLHGTELNIDADGGVDWGPEFLEGFDVCVASVHSLFNQSKDEMTRRIVRACENPHVNIIGHPTGRQIGGRAPVDVDLEEVFKAAARTGTALEVNSFPDRLDLRDEHVMWARRHGVKFAVDTDSHSTVHLGFMRFGVATAQRGWLTKDDVINTWPLGKLRTFLRKGHAR
- the argF gene encoding ornithine carbamoyltransferase; amino-acid sequence: MDDVTASELDYLLELSEKAKVSPGDFSEHLRGKSVAMILEKPSTRTRVSFEVAIAEAGGHPVVLSSGELQLGRGETIEDTGRVLSRYVDAIVLRTFEQERLEVLAEVATVPVVNALSDFEHPCQCLADLLTVREKKGDLAGLTLAYLGDGNNVTHSLLLGGALTGMHVRVASPPGFEPIPQVVQRATEIAAETGGSIELMREPIDATIDADVLYTDVWASMGQEAEAEDRSLVFPAYRIDQAAVDRAKDDVIVLHCLPAHRGHEITDEVIDGPHSAVWDQAENRLHTQKALLAWLLAEA
- a CDS encoding sigma-70 family RNA polymerase sigma factor — protein: MRVDERFQELYRAEFGAVYRAVFLACGDRSVAEDATQEAFARALERWGRLRDRPWVAGWVATTAMNVARRSLRRRPGPELEGAVGAAGADPDAAEDVRRAVRRLPPRQREAVVLHYAMDLPVVEVARLMRCAEGTVKAHLSKAREALRGRLEGVRDEG